From Clostridiisalibacter paucivorans DSM 22131, the proteins below share one genomic window:
- a CDS encoding FAD-dependent oxidoreductase: protein MGKRILVIGGVAGGASAAARARRIDESAEVIMFEKGPNVSFSNCALPFHLSGIVENSEDLVLMCPEKFKSQYNIEARVNSEVVKIKREEKKIVVKNLETGEEYEESYDKLVLSPGARAILPRSIDGIDKPNVFTVRNVVDIKKLNDYIVSNNIEDVAVVGGGFIGVEVAENLRLAGKNVSLIEAQDQIMNPFDYDMAQILHKEMLDKGVNLVLSDGVQKINEESVELQSGKEIPAKAVVMAIGVCPETGLAKDAGLEIGDTGGIKVNHNYLTNDKDIYAVGDAIEVYNRLTHKKSRLALAGPAQRQARAAADHMYNIPHRNNGVIGSSVVQVFDLGAASTGLNEKTAKAAGISYDFVYLIPGDKVGLMPESNPMHFKLLYEYPTGKILGAQAIGKGNVDKRIDVIATMILMGGNLEDLKELELCYAPLFGTAKDVVNHAALVALNILNGQFRQIPVYKVRELVENDAFIIDVREEDEYAEGHLKNAINIPLSQFRDRLDEIPKDKPVYLHCRSSQRSYNALMALQHLGYENVYNISGSYLGICCYEYFQDQVTGREKIVTEYNFE, encoded by the coding sequence ATGGGTAAAAGAATTTTAGTTATTGGAGGAGTTGCTGGAGGTGCTTCAGCTGCAGCAAGGGCAAGAAGAATAGATGAATCAGCAGAAGTAATTATGTTTGAGAAGGGACCAAATGTATCATTTTCTAACTGTGCATTACCATTTCATTTAAGTGGAATAGTAGAGAATAGTGAAGATCTAGTGTTAATGTGTCCAGAGAAATTTAAGAGTCAATATAATATAGAGGCTAGAGTTAATAGTGAAGTAGTTAAGATAAAGAGAGAAGAAAAGAAGATAGTAGTAAAAAATTTAGAAACTGGAGAAGAGTATGAGGAATCTTATGATAAATTGGTATTATCTCCAGGAGCTAGAGCAATACTTCCTAGAAGCATTGATGGAATAGATAAGCCTAATGTGTTTACAGTAAGAAATGTAGTAGATATTAAGAAACTTAATGACTACATTGTAAGCAATAATATAGAAGATGTAGCTGTTGTTGGTGGTGGATTTATAGGAGTAGAGGTAGCAGAGAACTTACGATTAGCAGGAAAAAATGTTAGCTTGATAGAGGCTCAAGATCAAATCATGAATCCATTTGATTATGATATGGCACAAATCCTTCATAAAGAGATGTTGGATAAAGGAGTTAACCTTGTATTAAGTGATGGAGTACAAAAGATTAATGAAGAATCAGTAGAGTTACAATCAGGCAAAGAAATACCTGCAAAGGCTGTAGTAATGGCCATAGGAGTTTGCCCTGAAACTGGTTTAGCTAAGGATGCTGGCCTTGAGATAGGAGATACTGGTGGAATTAAGGTTAATCATAACTATTTAACTAATGATAAGGATATATATGCTGTTGGAGATGCTATAGAGGTATACAATCGTCTAACTCATAAGAAATCAAGACTTGCCCTTGCTGGTCCAGCTCAAAGACAGGCGAGAGCAGCAGCAGATCATATGTATAATATACCCCATAGAAATAATGGAGTAATAGGTTCTTCTGTAGTTCAAGTATTTGATTTAGGAGCGGCATCTACAGGATTGAATGAAAAAACTGCAAAAGCAGCAGGAATTTCCTATGATTTTGTATATTTGATTCCTGGAGATAAAGTAGGTCTAATGCCTGAAAGTAATCCAATGCATTTCAAATTGCTATATGAATATCCAACTGGTAAAATACTTGGAGCTCAAGCAATTGGAAAAGGTAATGTAGATAAGAGAATAGACGTTATTGCAACAATGATATTAATGGGTGGAAATCTAGAAGACCTAAAAGAACTAGAATTATGCTATGCACCACTATTTGGAACTGCAAAGGATGTAGTAAATCATGCAGCATTAGTAGCATTAAATATCTTAAATGGTCAGTTTAGACAAATCCCAGTATACAAGGTTAGAGAATTAGTAGAAAATGATGCATTTATCATAGATGTAAGAGAAGAAGATGAATATGCAGAAGGACATCTTAAAAATGCAATAAATATTCCATTGAGCCAATTTAGAGATAGATTAGATGAGATTCCAAAGGATAAACCAGTATACTTGCATTGTCGTTCATCTCAAAGAAGTTATAATGCACTAATGGCATTGCAACATTTGGGATATGAGAATGTATATAATATCTCTGGATCATATTTAGGAATTTGTTGCTATGAGTATTTCCAAGATCAAGTAACAGGAAGAGAAAAAATAGTTACAGAATATAACTTTGAATAA
- a CDS encoding YeeE/YedE family protein, with amino-acid sequence MKKNSKTQTIIAIIGIILIGFFGFSLSSSSSKLTVYLITGIIFGYILTRSRFGFAGGIKRIYITGEGSLTKALLIMFGITIIAMAGIHWAAVSTGAEAIPGYGSVRALNLAVIIGGFIFGIGMMLAGGCASGTLTDLGEGAIRAAIALVFFVIGAVPGHGLRYKFDQSLLGDISTTVYLPDVFGYVGAVLVSLILLLGLYIITRKYEDIRKVEGTFEETAFSDDELPLEEKEEFKLFSYNTYHKFFVERWNFLLGGLLIAIMFVFVINTTGKSWGVTSAFTRWGVALLQNFGFDFNTPAFADVVEKVDAGLLNDGGTVRNLGIIFGSVLALLLAGKFKFDYDFNFRDVLLYALGGFMMGFGARFAKGCNIGALYAAISNFSLHGWGFLVALSLGGIAGLKLFEGKLNIIPPTRHMPKEKINN; translated from the coding sequence ATGAAAAAAAATAGCAAAACACAAACTATAATAGCCATTATAGGCATTATACTGATTGGATTTTTTGGATTTTCTTTAAGTAGTTCTAGTTCTAAATTAACTGTATATCTAATTACAGGGATTATCTTTGGTTATATTCTAACTCGTTCAAGATTTGGATTTGCTGGAGGAATTAAGAGAATTTATATAACTGGAGAGGGAAGTCTTACCAAAGCATTGTTAATAATGTTTGGAATAACTATAATCGCAATGGCAGGAATACATTGGGCAGCTGTATCAACTGGAGCAGAAGCTATTCCAGGATATGGTTCAGTAAGGGCTTTGAATTTAGCAGTGATAATTGGAGGCTTTATTTTCGGAATAGGCATGATGTTAGCTGGAGGATGTGCATCAGGAACATTGACTGATTTAGGAGAAGGGGCTATCCGTGCTGCTATCGCTCTTGTATTCTTTGTAATTGGAGCTGTTCCTGGTCATGGATTAAGATATAAATTTGACCAATCTTTGTTGGGAGATATTTCTACAACAGTCTATTTACCAGATGTATTTGGATATGTAGGAGCTGTTTTGGTTTCTCTCATATTACTTTTGGGTCTTTATATTATTACAAGGAAGTATGAAGATATTAGAAAAGTAGAAGGAACCTTTGAAGAAACAGCATTTTCTGATGATGAACTACCTTTAGAAGAAAAAGAAGAGTTTAAATTATTTAGTTATAATACTTACCATAAATTCTTCGTTGAAAGATGGAATTTTCTTTTAGGTGGATTATTAATAGCTATTATGTTTGTATTTGTTATAAACACTACAGGTAAAAGTTGGGGAGTTACTTCTGCCTTTACAAGATGGGGAGTTGCTCTTTTACAAAACTTTGGATTTGATTTTAATACCCCTGCCTTTGCAGATGTAGTAGAGAAGGTTGATGCAGGATTACTTAATGATGGGGGTACAGTAAGAAATTTAGGAATCATCTTTGGTTCAGTATTGGCTCTTTTATTAGCTGGAAAGTTTAAATTTGATTATGATTTTAATTTTAGAGATGTTTTACTCTATGCATTAGGTGGATTTATGATGGGATTTGGAGCAAGATTTGCAAAAGGATGTAATATTGGTGCTCTATATGCTGCCATTAGTAATTTCTCTTTACATGGTTGGGGGTTCTTAGTAGCTCTTTCATTGGGAGGAATTGCAGGGTTAAAATTATTTGAAGGCAAATTAAATATCATACCACCTACAAGACATATGCCTAAAGAAAAGATTAATAATTAA
- a CDS encoding YeeE/YedE family protein, whose translation MNKLENILGFIGILLVLIFGKMFLKTDMLFFRLLVGLGLGYTLTRAYTGFAGSVNRAYNTGSTKLARTMMFMFFITALLNAAFLFKGDPSSYGLWINPINLGLMLGALLFGFGMSFSACCASGVLTDLATGFPRAFVTLIFFGLGIFIGFPIQRTSSLVRRSWFTTEVGQKTAGGVYLPDLFKWDGFEGYIGAMITIALLASLVAFVACRYEKYRRRKNTYIGHPMEEIQESKDYVLGIVDSSSLATSQGACADEDHAFFSTANYNRLFIKPWTLKQGAMAMSIIFVLLMGITKAGWGASTPYGIWFGKFLMMFGVSADSLASFTKMSSSVFELPFFEHPITVQNVGILIGTIFYLLTAGKLKKEFMSEMHITVKEVFLFALGGITMGLGTRLANGCNVGALYTPIANFSLSGWIFLIFMVIGGIIGNTFAKKASS comes from the coding sequence ATGAATAAACTAGAAAACATCTTGGGATTTATAGGTATTTTATTAGTATTAATTTTTGGGAAAATGTTTCTAAAGACAGATATGTTATTCTTTAGACTTTTAGTTGGTTTGGGATTAGGATATACCCTTACAAGGGCTTATACAGGCTTTGCAGGTAGTGTTAACCGTGCATATAATACTGGATCAACAAAATTGGCAAGAACTATGATGTTTATGTTTTTCATTACAGCTTTATTAAATGCAGCATTTTTATTTAAAGGAGATCCTAGTAGTTATGGACTTTGGATTAATCCTATTAACTTAGGATTAATGTTGGGGGCTTTGCTATTTGGATTTGGGATGTCATTCTCTGCATGCTGTGCCTCAGGGGTACTTACTGATTTAGCAACAGGATTTCCTAGGGCATTTGTAACATTGATATTTTTCGGTTTAGGTATATTCATTGGATTTCCAATACAAAGGACTTCAAGTTTGGTTAGAAGGTCTTGGTTTACCACAGAAGTAGGTCAAAAGACAGCTGGGGGAGTTTATTTGCCAGACCTGTTTAAATGGGATGGTTTTGAAGGTTATATAGGAGCTATGATAACTATTGCTTTATTAGCTAGTTTAGTAGCTTTTGTAGCATGTAGGTATGAGAAATATCGCAGGAGAAAGAACACTTACATCGGTCATCCAATGGAAGAGATTCAAGAGAGTAAAGATTATGTTTTAGGTATAGTAGACTCTAGTTCTTTAGCTACTAGTCAAGGGGCATGTGCCGATGAAGACCATGCATTTTTTAGTACTGCAAACTATAATCGTTTGTTTATAAAACCTTGGACTTTGAAACAAGGGGCAATGGCTATGAGTATTATATTTGTACTATTAATGGGTATTACAAAAGCAGGATGGGGTGCATCTACTCCTTATGGGATTTGGTTTGGTAAGTTTTTAATGATGTTTGGGGTTTCAGCTGACTCATTAGCTTCCTTTACTAAAATGTCATCAAGTGTTTTTGAATTACCATTCTTTGAGCATCCGATTACAGTACAAAATGTTGGCATTTTGATAGGAACTATTTTTTATCTATTAACTGCTGGTAAGCTAAAAAAAGAATTTATGTCAGAAATGCATATAACAGTAAAAGAAGTCTTTTTATTTGCATTAGGTGGTATAACCATGGGATTAGGAACACGTCTTGCTAACGGTTGTAATGTAGGGGCTTTATATACACCTATAGCTAATTTTTCACTATCAGGATGGATATTTTTAATATTTATGGTTATTGGTGGAATTATCGGAAATACATTTGCCAAAAAGGCATCAAGCTAA
- a CDS encoding sulfurtransferase, producing the protein MKRLSKLLLFILIMGIMFMNAGCSSFSGEEGTEIIDASEAVNLLSQEDVVIVDAQNTRGYSQNHVKNSVNIARADIVINEPVPNMLGSKEQIEEVMSKNGISNDSTIIVYDNNNNMDSARLWWTLKVYGHEDVKVVSGGLKALGKAGAEFTKELPNISPVEYTAKEKDTSMIATIDDVKEQVNNPKENVMLIDTRSQEEYDAGTIPGSVLMNYIDNNYNDGTFKSVSDIQTMYLDEGLIPEDTAIMYCKTSIRGAQTYLALYNAGYTNLKLYDGAWVQWSKDSSLPVQRPENTKVEVNQQDMS; encoded by the coding sequence ATGAAAAGGTTATCTAAATTGTTATTATTTATACTTATAATGGGAATTATGTTCATGAATGCTGGATGTAGTTCATTTAGTGGGGAAGAAGGAACAGAGATTATTGATGCCAGTGAAGCAGTAAATTTACTTAGTCAAGAGGATGTTGTGATAGTTGATGCTCAAAATACTAGAGGTTATTCACAAAATCATGTTAAGAATTCTGTTAATATTGCTAGAGCAGATATAGTAATCAATGAACCTGTACCAAATATGCTTGGGTCAAAGGAACAAATTGAAGAAGTCATGAGCAAAAATGGTATTTCTAATGATTCCACAATTATAGTTTATGATAATAATAACAACATGGATTCAGCAAGGTTATGGTGGACTTTGAAGGTTTATGGACATGAAGATGTCAAAGTTGTCAGTGGTGGATTAAAGGCTTTGGGTAAGGCTGGTGCTGAATTTACCAAAGAACTACCCAATATTTCCCCTGTAGAATATACAGCTAAGGAAAAAGATACAAGTATGATTGCTACTATCGATGATGTAAAGGAGCAAGTAAACAACCCTAAAGAAAATGTGATGTTAATAGACACTCGTTCTCAAGAAGAATATGATGCAGGAACTATTCCAGGTTCTGTATTGATGAATTATATTGACAATAATTATAACGATGGCACTTTTAAATCAGTTTCTGATATTCAGACAATGTATTTAGATGAGGGGCTCATACCTGAAGATACTGCTATTATGTATTGTAAAACTTCAATTAGAGGTGCCCAAACATACCTTGCACTTTACAATGCAGGATATACAAATCTTAAATTATATGATGGTGCATGGGTTCAATGGTCTAAGGACAGTTCTTTACCAGTACAAAGGCCAGAGAATACTAAAGTAGAGGTAAATCAACAAGATATGTCTTAA
- a CDS encoding phospholipid carrier-dependent glycosyltransferase: protein MIKNKFDLNRRIFIVLIAIYFILNLIFLTKFPFVHSDEPWLSGLSRNILEKKSFSVTETFFDLYERNPHAIKSLFHLIQIFFLKIFGYNIFTFRLISLIFGTMTLFFFYRLSYILFKSKNFALFSTFLLSIDVQYIYASHFARQEIILLFVLVLGLYVFYKNNDINNYYRDIIIGILIGLSIGIHPNSFIISLGFGTLYLYHILITKKLKSKNIAIYISIVSLFATCFVLISFQFDPNFLNHYANYGSKFGVLKPITSKFKQIKNFYLKLYYGVSGTYYTPNIKFQFYLFVTVLFITLIKIFSTKNKSKKEYLISMILVILSVNIGIISIGRFNATSIIFLFPAFYLLTVYIIRDCKKWKALCIALVSISLIITTSINILPYLDTSYDNYLTEIGRIIKKDDTVLANLNSEYYFENGKLYDYRNLSYLKKYNMSFSDYIYNREIKYIVYSEEMDYIYNARPIWNGVYGNPYFYYNDMKNFLNTKCTLIHKFKDNIYGIRIARYINTRDWWIKIYKVNK, encoded by the coding sequence ATGATCAAAAATAAATTTGATTTAAACAGAAGGATTTTTATAGTACTAATTGCAATATATTTTATATTAAATTTAATATTTTTAACTAAATTTCCTTTTGTTCACTCCGATGAGCCATGGTTAAGTGGTCTATCTAGAAATATCTTAGAAAAGAAAAGTTTTTCTGTTACAGAAACTTTTTTTGACTTATATGAGAGAAATCCACATGCTATCAAATCCTTATTTCATTTAATCCAAATATTCTTTTTGAAGATATTTGGCTATAATATTTTTACCTTTAGATTAATATCTTTAATATTTGGAACTATGACATTATTCTTCTTTTACAGGTTATCTTACATTTTATTTAAGTCAAAAAACTTTGCTCTATTTTCAACTTTTTTATTATCTATAGATGTTCAATATATATATGCATCACATTTTGCAAGACAAGAGATAATATTACTCTTTGTCCTTGTATTAGGGTTATATGTTTTTTATAAAAATAATGATATCAATAATTATTATAGAGATATAATAATAGGAATTTTAATTGGCCTGAGTATAGGTATACATCCCAATAGCTTTATCATATCTCTTGGATTTGGAACTTTGTATTTATATCATATTCTCATTACAAAAAAATTGAAATCTAAAAATATAGCCATATATATTTCTATAGTATCTTTATTTGCCACATGCTTTGTTTTAATAAGCTTTCAATTTGATCCAAACTTTTTGAATCATTATGCAAATTATGGAAGTAAGTTTGGAGTACTTAAACCGATAACATCGAAATTTAAACAAATAAAAAATTTCTATTTGAAACTCTATTATGGTGTTAGTGGCACATACTATACCCCTAATATCAAATTCCAGTTCTATCTATTTGTTACAGTTTTATTTATAACATTAATAAAAATATTCTCTACTAAGAATAAATCTAAAAAAGAGTATCTAATCTCTATGATTTTAGTCATTCTATCTGTGAATATAGGAATAATTTCAATAGGTAGATTTAATGCAACCAGTATAATTTTTCTATTTCCAGCATTCTATTTGTTGACAGTCTATATAATAAGAGATTGTAAAAAATGGAAAGCTTTATGCATAGCTCTAGTATCTATATCACTTATTATTACTACAAGCATTAATATACTGCCATATTTAGATACTTCCTATGACAACTATCTCACCGAAATAGGAAGGATAATCAAAAAAGACGATACTGTTTTGGCTAATCTCAATAGTGAATACTATTTTGAAAATGGAAAGTTATATGACTATAGAAATTTGTCTTATTTAAAGAAGTATAATATGAGTTTTTCAGATTATATATATAATCGTGAAATTAAATATATAGTATATTCTGAAGAGATGGATTATATATATAATGCTAGGCCCATATGGAATGGAGTATATGGTAATCCATATTTCTATTATAATGACATGAAAAATTTCTTAAATACTAAATGTACTCTAATACATAAATTCAAAGACAATATCTATGGAATAAGAATAGCAAGATATATCAATACTAGAGACTGGTGGATAAAAATATATAAAGTGAATAAATAG
- a CDS encoding peptide deformylase, producing MAIREILLLGNENLYKKCKEVSEYEIDKAEQIVNDLHDTIMDFRKSYGFGRAIAAPQIDEFFRIIYIYFNGRSIALINPRLEFEDDEKFEMWDDCMSFPGLEVKLYRYKKCKIYYKDLDWKDCVLDAIGDLSELIQHEYDHLDGILAVQRAIDGKSFRINKNKAQCF from the coding sequence ATGGCTATAAGGGAAATATTGTTATTAGGAAATGAAAATCTATATAAGAAATGTAAAGAGGTGTCGGAGTATGAGATAGATAAAGCGGAACAGATAGTGAATGATTTACATGATACTATAATGGATTTTAGGAAGTCATATGGGTTTGGAAGGGCTATAGCAGCACCTCAAATTGATGAATTTTTTAGGATAATATATATATATTTCAATGGTAGATCGATAGCTTTGATAAATCCTAGGCTTGAGTTTGAGGATGATGAAAAATTTGAAATGTGGGATGATTGCATGAGTTTTCCTGGTTTAGAAGTAAAATTATATAGATATAAAAAATGTAAAATTTACTATAAAGACTTGGATTGGAAGGATTGTGTATTAGATGCAATAGGGGACTTGTCAGAATTAATACAACATGAATATGACCATCTTGATGGTATATTAGCTGTTCAAAGGGCTATTGATGGCAAATCGTTTAGAATCAATAAAAATAAAGCACAGTGCTTTTAA
- a CDS encoding tRNA-binding protein, giving the protein MATFDDFLKLDIRVGEITKVENFKKAKKPAYKLWVDFGHEIGTKKSSAQITDCYKMDELLGKQVLGVVNFPPRQIADFMSEVLILGVYAEEGVVLIKPDHPVKKGDKLG; this is encoded by the coding sequence ATGGCCACATTTGATGATTTTTTGAAATTAGATATTAGAGTAGGGGAAATTACTAAAGTTGAAAACTTTAAAAAAGCAAAAAAACCTGCATATAAATTGTGGGTAGATTTTGGTCATGAAATAGGTACAAAGAAGTCCAGTGCACAAATTACTGATTGCTATAAAATGGATGAATTGCTGGGAAAACAAGTCTTAGGGGTAGTAAATTTTCCACCTAGACAGATTGCAGATTTTATGTCTGAAGTATTGATATTGGGTGTATATGCTGAAGAAGGTGTTGTACTGATTAAACCAGATCATCCAGTAAAAAAGGGAGATAAATTAGGTTGA
- a CDS encoding UxaA family hydrolase, with product MEFMGYKRADGAVGIRNKVLIISVDECCEGIARHIAKGFDDVVLLTNYYTCMLGGNEETFNQMVEVAKNPNVSACLVIAMGCGSISLEQIMSPISKTGKKALGINCIESGGTKKTIEQGKQMMQELVKYSNSFQREPVSIEKLIVGVKCGGSDTSSGIASNPSVGNMVDKFIDLGGTVIGGELMELLGCEEVLIQRSKNREVAEKIVSLIKNEESRWSVEGTEVETMSIGNSIGGLTTLEEKSMGALHKMGNRPILDVLEVNKNFIDKPKEPGFYLSEATMLCGGSGINFLSFGAQMIVWTTGGAGFNNPLIPVIRVSGNEDLINDDIDVDVTGIMKGIEGIDEGGDKIIEKIQQVANGANTNIEGYGESSMTLYQKDQRVEKLLDINCKR from the coding sequence ATGGAATTTATGGGGTATAAAAGAGCAGATGGAGCAGTAGGGATTCGAAATAAAGTATTGATTATTTCTGTAGATGAATGTTGTGAAGGAATTGCACGACACATAGCCAAAGGATTCGATGATGTTGTTTTATTAACTAATTATTATACATGTATGCTTGGTGGTAATGAAGAAACATTTAATCAGATGGTTGAAGTTGCAAAAAACCCCAATGTATCTGCATGTCTAGTCATTGCAATGGGATGTGGGAGCATTTCATTAGAACAAATTATGTCTCCAATATCAAAAACAGGTAAGAAGGCATTAGGTATCAATTGCATAGAAAGTGGTGGAACTAAAAAAACAATTGAACAGGGAAAACAAATGATGCAGGAACTTGTTAAATATTCTAACTCATTTCAACGTGAGCCTGTCTCAATAGAAAAGTTAATAGTAGGTGTAAAGTGTGGTGGCTCGGATACAAGTTCTGGAATTGCATCCAATCCAAGTGTAGGAAATATGGTAGACAAGTTTATTGATCTTGGAGGAACTGTTATTGGTGGTGAGTTAATGGAACTTTTAGGATGTGAGGAAGTACTTATACAACGTTCTAAAAATAGAGAAGTTGCTGAAAAGATTGTATCTTTAATAAAAAACGAAGAAAGTAGATGGAGTGTAGAAGGAACTGAAGTTGAAACAATGAGTATTGGAAATAGTATTGGTGGCCTAACAACCCTTGAAGAAAAATCCATGGGCGCTTTGCATAAAATGGGAAATAGGCCTATTTTGGATGTATTGGAGGTAAATAAGAATTTTATTGATAAGCCCAAAGAACCAGGTTTTTATTTATCAGAAGCGACTATGTTATGTGGTGGATCAGGAATTAATTTTTTATCTTTTGGAGCTCAAATGATTGTATGGACCACAGGAGGAGCTGGATTCAATAACCCACTTATTCCTGTAATTCGTGTCAGTGGTAATGAAGATTTAATAAACGATGATATTGATGTGGATGTAACAGGAATAATGAAGGGCATTGAAGGAATTGATGAAGGAGGAGATAAAATAATAGAAAAAATCCAGCAGGTTGCCAATGGAGCAAATACAAATATAGAAGGATACGGGGAATCAAGTATGACACTATATCAAAAAGATCAACGTGTTGAGAAGCTTTTAGATATTAATTGTAAAAGGTAA
- a CDS encoding UxaA family hydrolase → MTKKMIIMEDNDIVATALDDIKSGDTVHIMSSNNQELYTILAKESIPFGNKIALCDIKKNESIIKYGVCIGECTKDIEKGKLVHVHNVKSLRVDIPKSYKKEIIKQMNIDMEG, encoded by the coding sequence ATGACAAAGAAAATGATTATAATGGAAGATAATGACATTGTTGCAACTGCCCTTGATGATATTAAAAGCGGAGATACAGTGCATATTATGTCTAGTAATAATCAAGAGTTATATACTATACTAGCAAAAGAGTCTATACCATTTGGAAACAAAATAGCTTTATGTGATATTAAGAAAAATGAAAGTATCATCAAATATGGTGTCTGTATAGGAGAATGTACGAAAGATATAGAAAAAGGGAAATTGGTTCATGTTCATAATGTTAAAAGCTTAAGAGTGGATATACCTAAATCTTATAAAAAAGAAATTATCAAGCAAATGAATATAGATATGGAGGGATAG